A region of the Dickeya chrysanthemi NCPPB 402 genome:
CAGTTGATCGAAATACTCAGCGACTATCCTAATGGGTGCCCGCTGGCGCGTATTGCCGAGTTGTCCGGGATGAATAAAAGTACCGTCCACCGGTTGTTGCAGGGGCTTGCCGGATGCGGTTACGTCGTGCCCGCCCGCCAGCCCGGCAGCTATCGCCTGACTACCAAGTTTATCGCTATCGGCCAGAAGGCGCTTTCGTCGTTAAATGTGTTGCATGTAGCGGTGCCGCACCTTGAAGCGCTGAACCTGACGGTAGGAGAAACCGTCAATTTTTCAACGCGTGAAGACGATCACGCCATTTTGATTTATAAGCTGGAGCCGACCACCGGCATGATGCGCACCCGCGCCTATATCGGCCAACACATGCCTTTGCACAGTTCGGCGATGGGCAAGATTTTCATGGCTTATGGTACGGAGGATTATCCGGCTGAATACTGGCGTACCCATCAGAACAGTATTTGTCCCCTGACTGACAATACCATTGTTGAGTTGTCGGCCATGCGACAGGAACTGGCGGAGATCCGTCGGCAGGGGCTGGCGATGGACAGGGAAGAGAATGAACTGGGCGTTTCCTGCATTTCCGCGCCGGTGTTTGATATTCAGCATCGTGTGCCTTATGCCGTTTCCATTTCCTTGTCGAAGGCGCGGTTGCAGCAGATTGGTATTGATACGTTGGTTGCGCCATTACGGGAGACGGCCCGAAACATCTCCCTCGAGTTGGGGTTTACGCCGCCGACATAGACACCATTTTTCAGCCGGCCATACGATGCTTAACCCGGTATTCGGATATTCGCCTATATTGAATGCAGCCTGCTCAGAGTAGGCTTTGTCATTCACTCACAAAGAGAAAGGGGATACCGTGAAGCTGAAAGTTCTGGCATTGTCTGCGCTGCTCGGTCTGTCGTCGATGACGGTCCAGGCCGGTAATGAATTACCCGGCGGCCCGCACATTGTGACGTCCGGTACCGCCAGCGTTGATGCGACGCCGGATATTGCCCGGCTGGCGATAGAAGTCAACGTATCATCCAAGGAGGTGTCCGATGCCAAAAAACAGGTGGATGAGCGGGTCGCGCAATACTTCGCGTTTCTGGATAAAAACGGTATCG
Encoded here:
- a CDS encoding IclR family transcriptional regulator, with amino-acid sequence MRGSSDVINEHSIDDEVKAEKPLGSQSLFRGLQLIEILSDYPNGCPLARIAELSGMNKSTVHRLLQGLAGCGYVVPARQPGSYRLTTKFIAIGQKALSSLNVLHVAVPHLEALNLTVGETVNFSTREDDHAILIYKLEPTTGMMRTRAYIGQHMPLHSSAMGKIFMAYGTEDYPAEYWRTHQNSICPLTDNTIVELSAMRQELAEIRRQGLAMDREENELGVSCISAPVFDIQHRVPYAVSISLSKARLQQIGIDTLVAPLRETARNISLELGFTPPT